A DNA window from Brassica napus cultivar Da-Ae chromosome C1, Da-Ae, whole genome shotgun sequence contains the following coding sequences:
- the LOC106373661 gene encoding uncharacterized protein LOC106373661: MADIKGKGILYEDDDAPIKLTDQDDSHVTKEYYLSLIGKVFNPKKQNVEKLLQTVPTQWGVQERVTANDLGNGKFLINFTSEEDLKSVLGKVPFHFNYCMFVLVRWEPIVHGDYPWIIPFWVELVGIPLHLRTVKNMKSIGGRLGHVNEDTIELSAGRMLIDVDSRRPLKLTRNIESSEGDEVTIEIKYDRLFKHCTICGLMTHEKGYCPTVESTMRPQTERAGVFARVQLPQDQPSWQPLLWDFRAHDQRNMDRDRQPLHHSSRTVSHGNNRSDVACYPDASNHNDGFKARYHEQEKEISNSRTVNGNKRHQTHSDRIMRNRDNKPRGFRYDNTRYGSGPYDRKGDLTWREKLKTMSGETTRSPGHVRNTRDVAHDVVFNEQASRSSDHLDRYDHDRSRDEERSGGEHKKIGLASYIVSPLLHPPLMEENVTVRNKSLALSYSPQAPKDELENAQIIGALNGMELLESNDDKAMECDVQGDDLLGEELMEIEGQDQSIVVAGPSDITAATKRSKTT; this comes from the coding sequence ATGGCGGATATTAAAGGAAAAGGGATCCTCTATGAGGATGATGATGCACCAATTAAGCTTACGGATCAAGATGACTCTCATGTCACTAAGGAGTATTATCTGTCTCTGATTGGTAAAGTCTTCAATCCGAAGAAGCAAAATGTGGAGAAGTTACTACAGACAGTGCCAACTCAGTGGGGAGTGCAAGAACGAGTTACTGCTAATGATTTGGGGAAtggaaagtttttaataaactTCACATCTGAGGAGGATCTAAAATCTGTTCTAGGAAAGGTTCCATTCCACTTTAACTACTGCATGTTTGTCTTGGTTCGATGGGAACCAATTGTCCATGGTGATTATCCCTGGATAATTCCCTTTTGGGTTGAGCTAGTTGGGATCCCTCTGCACTTGAGGACGGTTAAAAATATGAAGAGTATTGGTGGACGGCTTGGTCATGTTAACGAAGATACTATTGAACTTTCAGCAGGTCGAATGCTCATTGACGTCGACTCAAGACGTCCTTTGAAGCTCACAAGAAATATTGAATCTTCAGAAGGTGATGAAGTAACCATTGAGATCAAGTATGATAGGTTATTTAAGCATTGCACCATATGTGGGTTGATGACTCATGAAAAAGGCTACTGCCCTACGGTGGAGTCAACCATGCGACCTCAAACGGAGAGAGCTGGGGTCTTTGCGCGGGTACAACTCCCACAAGATCAGCCTAGTTGGCAGCCATTGCTGTGGGACTTTCGCGCTCATGATCAGAGGAATATGGACAGGGACCGTCAGCCTTTGCATCATTCTTCACGTACTGTCTCACATGGAAACAACAGAAGTGATGTGGCTTGTTATCCTGATGCTTCGAATCACAATGACGGTTTCAAAGCGAGATATCATGAGCAGGAGAAGGAGATTTCTAACTCTCGTACGGTGAATGGTAATAAAAGACATCAAACACACTCTGATAGGATCATGAGAAACCGTGACAATAAGCCAAGAGGGTTTAGATATGATAACACTCGTTATGGCTCTGGACCGTACGACCGTAAAGGAGATCTTACTTGGCGTGAGAAGTTAAAGACAATGTCAGGCGAGACGACCAGATCTCCAGGTCATGTAAGAAACACAAGGGATGTGGCTCATGATGTTGTTTTTAATGAACAAGCGTCGCGAAGCAGTGATCATTTGGATAGGTATGACCATGATCGGTCCAGGGATGAAGAGAGGAGTGGAGGAGAGCATAAAAAGATAGGACTAGCAAGCTACATTGTGTCTCCATTGCTTCACCCGCCTCTAATGGAAGAGAACGTTACGGTCAGGAACAAAAGCTTGGCACTATCTTATTCACCTCAGGCTCCGAAGGATGAGTTAGAGAATGCACAAATCATTGGTGCTTTGAATGGGATGGAGTTACTTGAATCCAATGATGATAAGGCGATGGAATGTGACGTCCAAGGAGATGATTTGCTCGGAGAAGAGCTCATGGAGATAGAAGGCCAAGATCAATCAATAGTTGTGGCTGGACCTTCAGATATTACTGCTGCTACCAAAAGATCAAAGACTACGTGA